A single window of Synechococcus sp. CBW1004 DNA harbors:
- a CDS encoding aspartate kinase encodes MALLVQKFGGTSVADVERIQAVAARIARSREEGHDLVIVVSAMGHTTDELTGLARAISSDPPRREMDMLLATGEQVSIALLSMALHARGVPAVSMTGPQVGILTESHHGRARILDVRTERLRRLLDDGQVVVVAGFQGTSSGAAGTPEITTLGRGGSDTSAVALAAALGAEACEIYTDVPGVLTTDPRKVSDAQLMESVSCDEMLELASLGAAVLHPRAVEIARNYGVPLVVRSSWSDQPGTHLTSGSRRPIGSEGLELGKPVDAAELEQGQTVVALAHVPDRPGVAARLFEALGEAGVNVDLIVQATHEGSSNDIAFTVSDAEGERARAVCEQVLCDLGAGDEATLHSQSGMAKLSIAGAGILGRPAVAPRLFDALSRLGINLRLIATSEVKVSCLVEGERAALALRTAAEAFELSESQLRTGELSCHRDDRAVRGVALDRDLAQVVVRCVPDRPGAAATICRALADAGISANAIVQSERTHGSGDATSRDITFTLRRDDRAAAEQALQPVLRQWPGARFEEGNAIAMVSAVGAGMACTAGTAARMFRCLAEQGINIELIATSEIRTSCLVAEEQGVRALQAVHDAFGLGGTVLHQAEGTESPVEEAPV; translated from the coding sequence ATGGCCCTGCTGGTTCAGAAGTTCGGGGGCACCTCCGTCGCCGATGTGGAGCGGATCCAGGCGGTGGCCGCCCGCATCGCCCGCAGCCGCGAGGAGGGCCACGACCTGGTGATCGTGGTCTCGGCGATGGGTCACACCACCGACGAGCTCACCGGCCTGGCCCGGGCGATCAGCAGCGACCCGCCCCGGCGCGAGATGGACATGCTGCTGGCCACCGGCGAGCAGGTCTCGATCGCCCTGCTGTCGATGGCCCTGCACGCCCGCGGCGTGCCCGCCGTGTCGATGACCGGCCCCCAGGTGGGCATCCTCACCGAATCACACCACGGCCGCGCCCGCATCCTCGATGTACGCACCGAGCGGCTGCGGCGTCTCCTGGACGACGGCCAGGTGGTGGTGGTGGCCGGCTTCCAGGGCACCAGCAGCGGTGCCGCCGGCACCCCCGAGATCACCACCCTGGGCCGCGGCGGCTCCGACACCTCGGCGGTGGCCCTGGCGGCGGCGCTCGGGGCCGAGGCCTGCGAGATCTACACCGATGTACCGGGTGTGCTCACCACCGATCCGCGCAAGGTCAGCGACGCCCAGCTGATGGAGTCGGTGAGCTGCGACGAGATGCTCGAGCTGGCCAGCCTCGGCGCTGCCGTGCTGCATCCGCGGGCCGTCGAGATCGCCCGCAACTACGGCGTGCCGCTGGTGGTGCGCTCGAGCTGGAGCGATCAGCCCGGCACCCACCTCACCAGCGGCAGCCGCCGCCCGATCGGCAGCGAGGGCCTGGAACTGGGCAAGCCGGTGGATGCCGCCGAGCTGGAGCAGGGCCAGACGGTGGTGGCCCTGGCCCACGTGCCCGACCGGCCGGGCGTGGCGGCGCGGCTGTTCGAAGCGCTGGGAGAAGCCGGCGTCAACGTCGATCTGATCGTGCAGGCCACCCATGAGGGCAGCAGCAACGACATCGCCTTCACCGTCAGCGACGCCGAGGGCGAGCGGGCCCGCGCCGTGTGCGAGCAGGTGCTGTGCGACCTGGGCGCCGGCGACGAGGCCACGCTGCACAGCCAGAGCGGCATGGCCAAGCTGAGCATCGCCGGCGCGGGCATCCTGGGGCGCCCCGCCGTGGCCCCGCGCCTGTTCGACGCCCTGTCGCGCCTCGGCATCAACCTGCGCCTGATCGCCACCAGCGAAGTGAAGGTGAGCTGCCTGGTGGAGGGAGAGAGGGCCGCCCTGGCCCTGCGCACCGCCGCCGAGGCCTTCGAGCTGTCGGAGAGCCAGCTGCGCACCGGCGAGCTGAGCTGCCACCGCGATGATCGCGCCGTGCGCGGCGTCGCCCTGGACCGCGACCTGGCCCAGGTGGTGGTGCGCTGTGTGCCCGACCGGCCGGGGGCGGCGGCCACCATCTGCCGCGCCCTGGCCGATGCCGGCATCAGCGCCAACGCGATCGTGCAGTCGGAGCGCACCCACGGCAGCGGCGATGCCACCAGCCGCGACATCACCTTCACCCTGCGCCGCGATGACCGGGCCGCCGCCGAGCAGGCGCTGCAGCCGGTGCTGCGGCAGTGGCCCGGCGCCCGCTTCGAGGAGGGCAACGCCATCGCCATGGTGAGCGCCGTGGGTGCCGGCATGGCCTGCACGGCGGGCACGGCGGCGCGCATGTTCCGCTGTCTGGCGGAGCAGGGCATCAACATCGAGCTGATCGCCACCAGCGAGATCCGCACCAGCTGCCTCGTGGCCGAGGAGCAGGGTGTGCGGGCCCTGCAGGCGGTGCACGACGCCTTCGGCCTCGGCGGAACGGTGCTGCACCAGGCCGAGGGCACGGAGTCACCGGTAGAGGAGGCGCCTGTGTGA
- the holA gene encoding DNA polymerase III subunit delta, with product MPIHLLWGDDEAARNRAVEALVDKLVDPAWAAINLSRLDGNDAAQAAQALEEARTPPFGAGARVVVLQRSPFCSACPAELAAQLEASLPLIASSCHLVLCSAGKPDARLRTTKALRQAAEEQSFALPAVWDGEGLLELVQRTATALGLRLTPDAAEALADAIGSDSTRLASELEKLALYSQGTAAAAAGRDVSSASSDRQPAASQPIDRQAVEALVGGRSTTSLAVGDALLAGRPAEAIALVDALLEAHEPALRIVAALSSQIRGWLWVALLERHGESDVGVIAKAAGIGNPRRIYVLRKQIRGKAPAQLLELLSRVLEVEMALKRGSDPADAFRDGFLLAPSRS from the coding sequence ATGCCCATCCATCTGCTCTGGGGCGACGACGAGGCCGCCCGCAACCGGGCCGTCGAGGCCCTGGTGGACAAGCTGGTGGATCCGGCCTGGGCGGCGATCAACCTCAGCCGCCTGGATGGCAACGATGCGGCCCAGGCGGCCCAGGCCCTGGAGGAGGCCCGCACGCCCCCCTTCGGCGCAGGCGCCAGGGTGGTGGTGCTGCAGCGCAGTCCGTTCTGCAGCGCCTGCCCGGCGGAGCTGGCGGCCCAGCTGGAGGCGAGCCTGCCCCTGATCGCCTCCAGCTGCCACCTGGTGCTCTGCAGCGCCGGCAAGCCGGATGCGCGCCTGCGCACCACCAAGGCCCTCCGGCAGGCGGCCGAGGAGCAGAGCTTCGCGCTGCCGGCCGTGTGGGATGGCGAAGGGCTGCTGGAGCTGGTGCAGCGCACCGCCACCGCCCTTGGGCTGCGCCTGACCCCCGATGCCGCCGAAGCCCTGGCCGACGCCATCGGCAGCGACAGCACCCGCCTGGCCAGCGAACTGGAGAAGCTCGCCCTCTACAGCCAGGGCACCGCAGCGGCCGCCGCGGGCCGTGACGTCTCCTCCGCCAGCAGCGACCGCCAGCCCGCTGCGTCGCAGCCGATCGACCGCCAGGCCGTCGAAGCCCTGGTGGGCGGCCGAAGCACCACCAGCCTGGCGGTGGGCGACGCCCTGCTGGCGGGCCGCCCGGCCGAAGCGATCGCCCTGGTGGATGCCCTGCTGGAGGCCCATGAGCCTGCCCTGCGGATCGTGGCCGCGCTGAGCAGTCAGATCCGCGGCTGGCTCTGGGTGGCGCTGCTCGAGCGCCACGGCGAATCGGACGTGGGCGTGATCGCCAAGGCGGCCGGGATCGGCAATCCCAGGCGCATCTATGTGCTGCGCAAGCAGATCCGCGGCAAGGCGCCAGCCCAGCTGCTGGAGCTGCTCAGCCGGGTACTGGAGGTGGAGATGGCCCTCAAGCGCGGCAGCGATCCCGCCGATGCCTTCCGCGACGGCTTCCTGCTGGCGCCGTCGCGCTCCTGA
- the mutS gene encoding DNA mismatch repair protein MutS: MAHPTGSAMSRSSARSRSAGASLPGEQLSLAACLDPADVRQASLFGDTDGPTGPASADPPDEPAAGEDRLDPDNLERAARARPRRRSSPLPGDGNSVMKDPLPAGSEAGKGLPAVSTAAASEESVEAAGPSTGVEPTGSSTDPTASAAEDLPRWHHHSLVDPAALTPVLRHYVELKAAHPERVLLYRLGDFFEFFFEDAILLSRLLELTLTGKEAGKAIGRVPMAGIPFHAAERYCAELVRQGLSVALCDQLETTPAKGALLKRDITRVLTPGTVLEEGMLAARRNNWLCAVVFDGPEGSGPRRWGLAVADISTGEFRVSEREGEQALHQELLRLEAAEVIWPEPPGNDHAAADSAGDRHGPAWPGDGQANHNRSGTAPTQAVPEAMSDSATPPPTPAWCPDGRRLTSLPRTPFETPEARARLLSHFRLASLDGLGLGEVPLALRAAGGLLAYLESTQPAPLEPPTVWYAGDQLVLDAQTRRNLELCRTQLNGSLHGSLLWALDRTATAMGGRCLRRWIEAPLVERAAILHRQDAVTELVEHRPLRQALRRLLRPMGDLERLAGRAGAGTASARDLVALADGLERLPRLAALLAEAESGPLTALSRPWPELLEIARDIRHHLVEAPPLALGEGGLIHDGVDPQLDGLRNLLDDQEAWLARQESLERQASGNPNVRLQYHRTFGYFLAVSRARASAVPDHWIRRQTLANEERFVTPALKEREGRILQLRARAVQRELDLFTELRRRVGVAAGPIREAARLVADLDALASLAEVAATGGYCRPELVEDRELVIEAGRHPVVEQLLVEQPFTANDLRLGEGSEESPDLLVLTGPNASGKSCYLRQTGLLQLMAQIGSWIPASTARLGIADRIFTRVGAGDDLASGQSTFLVEMAETANILHHATPRSLVLLDEIGRGTATFDGLSIAWAVAEHLAIPAEQGGIGARTIFATHYHELNELASLLPSVGNAQVLVEETGEDLVFLHRVSRGGASRSYGIEAARLAGVPAPVVLRARQVLSRIEANSHVAVGISAVPAGTETPPAQPVAASEPAPAAPDPDGPCESAAPAMHSGRRRTARAGAAA; encoded by the coding sequence ATGGCACACCCCACCGGCAGCGCCATGAGCCGCAGCAGCGCCCGCTCCCGCTCCGCCGGCGCCTCCCTGCCGGGCGAGCAGCTGTCGCTGGCGGCCTGCCTCGACCCCGCCGACGTTCGTCAGGCCAGCCTGTTCGGCGACACGGACGGTCCCACTGGACCGGCCTCGGCGGACCCGCCCGACGAGCCTGCCGCGGGCGAGGACCGCCTCGACCCGGACAACCTGGAGCGGGCCGCCCGGGCCCGGCCGCGGCGGCGGAGCTCACCCCTGCCGGGAGACGGCAACAGCGTCATGAAGGACCCCCTGCCCGCCGGGTCCGAAGCCGGAAAGGGTCTTCCTGCTGTGTCGACGGCCGCTGCCTCCGAGGAAAGCGTGGAAGCGGCAGGCCCCTCGACAGGCGTTGAGCCCACGGGGTCCAGCACCGATCCGACCGCCAGCGCGGCTGAAGACCTGCCCCGCTGGCACCACCACAGCCTGGTGGATCCGGCGGCGCTGACGCCGGTGCTCCGCCATTACGTGGAGCTCAAGGCGGCCCACCCGGAGCGGGTGCTGCTCTACAGGCTGGGCGATTTCTTCGAGTTCTTCTTCGAGGACGCGATCCTGCTGTCGCGCCTGCTGGAGCTGACCCTCACCGGCAAGGAGGCCGGCAAGGCGATCGGCCGGGTGCCGATGGCGGGCATCCCGTTTCACGCCGCCGAGCGCTACTGCGCCGAGCTGGTGCGGCAGGGCCTCAGCGTCGCCCTCTGCGACCAGCTGGAGACCACCCCCGCCAAGGGAGCGCTGCTGAAGCGGGACATCACCCGCGTGCTCACCCCCGGCACCGTGCTCGAGGAAGGGATGCTGGCGGCCCGTCGCAACAACTGGCTCTGTGCCGTGGTGTTCGACGGGCCGGAGGGATCCGGGCCGCGCCGCTGGGGCCTGGCCGTCGCCGACATCAGCACCGGTGAGTTCCGGGTGAGTGAGCGGGAGGGCGAGCAGGCCCTGCATCAGGAGCTGCTGCGGCTGGAGGCGGCCGAGGTGATCTGGCCCGAACCGCCTGGCAACGACCACGCCGCCGCGGACTCCGCTGGCGATCGCCACGGCCCTGCCTGGCCAGGCGACGGCCAGGCCAATCACAACCGCTCCGGCACCGCGCCGACGCAGGCCGTTCCGGAGGCCATGAGCGACAGCGCCACGCCGCCGCCCACCCCCGCCTGGTGCCCCGATGGCCGCCGCCTCACCAGCCTGCCCCGCACGCCCTTCGAGACGCCCGAGGCCCGTGCCCGCCTGCTGTCGCACTTCCGGCTCGCCAGCCTCGACGGCCTCGGCCTGGGGGAGGTGCCGCTCGCCCTGCGCGCCGCCGGCGGCCTGCTGGCCTACCTGGAGAGCACCCAGCCGGCACCGCTGGAGCCACCCACGGTCTGGTACGCCGGCGACCAGCTGGTGCTCGACGCCCAGACCCGCCGCAACCTCGAGCTCTGCCGCACCCAGCTGAACGGCTCGCTGCACGGCTCGCTGCTATGGGCCCTGGACCGCACCGCCACCGCCATGGGCGGCCGCTGCCTGCGCCGCTGGATCGAGGCGCCGCTGGTGGAGCGCGCCGCGATCCTGCACCGCCAGGACGCCGTGACGGAGCTGGTGGAGCACCGCCCCCTGCGCCAGGCCCTGCGCCGCCTGCTGCGGCCGATGGGCGATCTGGAGCGTCTGGCAGGCCGGGCCGGCGCCGGCACCGCCTCGGCGCGCGATCTGGTGGCCCTGGCCGATGGCCTCGAGCGGCTGCCGCGGCTGGCGGCCCTGCTGGCCGAGGCTGAGAGCGGCCCGCTGACGGCTCTCAGCCGCCCCTGGCCGGAGCTGCTGGAGATCGCCCGCGACATCCGCCATCACCTCGTGGAGGCCCCGCCCCTCGCCCTGGGGGAGGGGGGGCTGATCCACGACGGCGTCGATCCCCAGCTCGACGGCCTGCGCAACCTGCTCGACGATCAGGAAGCGTGGCTGGCGCGCCAGGAGAGCCTGGAGAGGCAGGCCAGCGGCAACCCGAATGTGCGCCTGCAGTACCACCGCACCTTCGGCTATTTCCTGGCGGTGAGCCGGGCCCGGGCCAGCGCCGTGCCGGACCACTGGATCCGCCGCCAGACCCTGGCCAACGAAGAGCGCTTCGTGACACCAGCCCTCAAGGAGCGGGAGGGGCGGATCCTGCAGCTGCGTGCCCGCGCCGTGCAGCGGGAGCTGGACCTGTTCACGGAGCTGCGCCGTCGCGTGGGCGTGGCGGCCGGGCCGATCCGGGAGGCGGCGCGCCTGGTGGCGGATCTCGATGCCCTGGCCTCCCTGGCCGAGGTGGCGGCCACCGGCGGCTATTGCCGGCCCGAGCTGGTGGAAGACCGTGAACTGGTGATCGAAGCGGGCCGCCACCCGGTGGTGGAGCAACTGCTGGTGGAGCAGCCCTTCACCGCCAACGACCTGCGGCTGGGCGAGGGCAGCGAGGAGTCACCCGACCTGCTGGTGCTCACCGGCCCCAACGCCAGCGGCAAGAGCTGCTATCTGCGCCAGACCGGCCTGCTGCAGCTGATGGCCCAGATCGGCAGCTGGATCCCGGCCAGCACGGCCCGCCTCGGCATCGCGGACCGGATCTTCACCCGCGTCGGTGCCGGTGACGACCTGGCCTCCGGCCAGTCCACCTTCCTGGTGGAGATGGCGGAAACGGCCAACATCCTTCACCACGCCACGCCGCGCTCGCTGGTGCTGCTCGATGAGATCGGCCGCGGCACCGCCACCTTCGACGGCCTCTCGATCGCCTGGGCTGTGGCCGAGCACCTGGCCATCCCCGCGGAGCAAGGCGGCATCGGCGCCCGCACGATCTTCGCCACCCACTACCACGAGCTCAACGAGCTGGCCTCCTTGCTGCCCTCGGTGGGCAACGCCCAGGTGCTGGTGGAGGAGACCGGCGAGGACCTGGTGTTCCTTCACCGGGTGAGCCGCGGCGGCGCCAGCCGCAGCTACGGCATCGAGGCGGCCCGCCTGGCCGGTGTGCCGGCGCCGGTGGTGCTGCGGGCCCGCCAGGTGCTCAGCCGCATCGAGGCCAACAGCCATGTGGCCGTGGGGATCAGCGCGGTGCCGGCCGGAACGGAGACGCCACCAGCACAGCCGGTGGCCGCCAGCGAGCCGGCACCAGCGGCACCGGACCCGGACGGACCCTGCGAGAGCGCGGCTCCCGCCATGCACTCCGGGCGCCGCCGCACGGCGCGGGCGGGCGCGGCGGCCTGA
- the recN gene encoding DNA repair protein RecN: MLTGLRLENIALIEQLELSFQSGFTVLTGETGAGKSILLDALDALLGGAQGSQGARLLRRGSPRGRIEASFALTPPLKAWLEEQQLDSDEDELLLSREWRQQDERLSSRHRIAGVAVSRTQVLELRPLLLDLTVQGQTQQLARPGQQRRWLDRFAGEEQQALLASVAQAHRHWRQAATALQDAHDSWQRLQQERERQEQLLEDLEAAALDDPEEGQHLQTEENRLAHGVRLQEGVMTLIGRLQEGADQAPSVLDHLAACEAELTQMQQLDPSLAGLAGRCSDGLAALQDLARDLDRYGASLESDPGSLAELQERIAQLKALERRHGRDLGELIAWRDQLREQLTPGGAEAALEALEAAEAAARTTRDRVNASLTKARRSAAEQLEQQLMQALRPMGLTHVRFTVSLSPCDPGEEGADAVQFLFSANPGQPLAPLAEVASGGEMSRFLLALKTALAAADAHVTLLFDEIDTGVSGRVSGAMAELLRQLAARRQVFCVTHQPLVAAAADHHFRVSKEVLQGTTHTRVAPLLDTAARQSELAELAGGDSGEAHSYAASLLGQRVA; this comes from the coding sequence GTGCTCACGGGTCTGAGACTGGAGAACATCGCCCTGATCGAGCAGCTGGAGCTGTCCTTCCAGAGCGGCTTCACGGTGCTCACCGGCGAGACCGGCGCCGGCAAATCGATCCTGCTCGATGCCCTCGATGCCCTGCTCGGCGGTGCCCAGGGCTCCCAGGGGGCGCGGCTGCTGCGGCGGGGATCCCCGCGCGGAAGGATCGAGGCCAGCTTTGCCCTGACACCGCCGCTGAAGGCCTGGCTGGAGGAGCAACAGCTGGACAGCGACGAGGATGAGCTGCTGCTCAGCCGCGAATGGCGCCAGCAGGACGAACGGCTGAGCAGCCGGCACCGCATCGCCGGGGTGGCCGTCAGCCGCACCCAGGTGCTGGAGCTGCGCCCCCTGCTGCTCGATCTCACCGTCCAGGGGCAGACGCAGCAGCTGGCGCGCCCGGGGCAGCAGCGCCGCTGGCTGGACCGCTTCGCCGGTGAGGAGCAGCAGGCCCTGCTGGCCTCGGTGGCTCAGGCCCATCGCCACTGGCGGCAGGCGGCCACGGCCCTGCAGGACGCCCATGACAGCTGGCAGCGCCTGCAGCAGGAGCGGGAGCGGCAGGAGCAGCTGCTGGAGGATCTGGAGGCCGCGGCCCTCGACGACCCCGAGGAGGGGCAACACCTGCAGACCGAGGAGAACCGCCTCGCCCACGGCGTGCGGCTGCAGGAGGGGGTGATGACCCTGATCGGCCGCCTGCAGGAGGGGGCGGACCAGGCCCCTTCGGTGCTCGACCACCTGGCCGCCTGTGAAGCGGAGCTGACCCAGATGCAGCAGCTCGATCCCTCCCTGGCGGGGCTGGCGGGCCGCTGCAGCGATGGCCTGGCGGCCCTCCAGGATCTGGCCCGCGATCTCGATCGCTACGGCGCCTCGCTGGAGAGCGACCCAGGCAGCCTGGCGGAGCTGCAGGAGCGGATCGCCCAGCTGAAGGCGCTGGAGCGGCGCCATGGCCGCGACCTGGGAGAGCTGATCGCCTGGCGCGACCAGCTGCGCGAGCAGCTCACCCCCGGCGGCGCCGAGGCGGCTCTGGAGGCCCTGGAGGCCGCTGAAGCCGCTGCCCGCACCACCCGCGACCGTGTCAACGCCAGCCTGACGAAGGCCCGCCGCAGCGCCGCCGAGCAGCTTGAGCAGCAGCTGATGCAGGCCCTGCGGCCGATGGGCCTCACCCACGTGCGCTTCACTGTCTCGCTCAGCCCCTGTGACCCGGGCGAGGAGGGCGCCGACGCCGTGCAGTTCCTGTTCTCCGCCAACCCCGGCCAACCTCTGGCGCCCCTGGCGGAGGTAGCCTCCGGCGGCGAGATGAGCCGTTTTCTGCTGGCCCTCAAGACCGCTCTGGCCGCCGCCGATGCCCACGTGACGCTGCTCTTTGACGAGATCGACACCGGCGTCAGCGGCCGGGTGAGCGGCGCCATGGCCGAACTGCTGCGGCAGCTCGCCGCCAGGCGCCAGGTGTTCTGTGTCACGCACCAGCCCCTGGTGGCGGCGGCGGCCGATCACCACTTCCGGGTGAGCAAGGAGGTGCTGCAGGGCACCACCCACACACGCGTCGCCCCGCTGCTCGACACGGCCGCCCGGCAGTCGGAGCTGGCGGAACTGGCCGGCGGCGACTCCGGCGAGGCCCACAGCTACGCCGCCAGCCTGCTGGGCCAGCGTGTGGCATGA
- the psbZ gene encoding photosystem II reaction center protein PsbZ, translating to MQILNTLTVLALVVLSFALIVAVPVLYASNDTSGNSNRLILLGGLAWVALVLVNWGMSFFVV from the coding sequence ATGCAGATTCTCAACACCCTCACCGTTCTGGCTCTGGTGGTGCTCTCCTTCGCCCTGATCGTGGCGGTGCCGGTCCTTTACGCCAGCAATGACACCAGCGGCAACTCCAACCGCCTGATCCTGCTGGGTGGCCTGGCGTGGGTGGCTCTGGTGCTGGTGAACTGGGGCATGAGCTTCTTCGTGGTCTGA
- a CDS encoding precorrin-8X methylmutase — MQDHPIFTESIRRIRELLAAQAEADPALAAWLAGLSALERDVLERCIHSSGDVSIAADLRFSPVDRRLIAPAAAAGARSIGGSEAGLLSAADSDAAAFRSSSGAPQGACGRGLAALRAGAPILTDTAMAAAAVAPMARRTSGNRVACLLDWAPDLAPAGSTRAAVGMERAWAELAAGGSGPPPHGADSPPAPVVLIGSAPTALERLLDLVAAGALAPSLLIGMPVGFVGVAESKRHLAEAGLDHIRLEGSRGGAGLVAAACNALLRAGGPVAENPPSLS, encoded by the coding sequence ATGCAGGACCACCCGATCTTCACGGAGAGCATCCGCCGCATCAGGGAGCTGCTCGCCGCTCAGGCAGAGGCTGATCCGGCTCTGGCCGCCTGGCTGGCCGGGCTGAGTGCGCTGGAGCGCGACGTGCTGGAGCGCTGCATCCACAGCAGCGGCGACGTCTCGATCGCGGCCGATCTGCGCTTCAGCCCTGTGGATCGTCGGCTGATTGCGCCGGCTGCGGCAGCCGGGGCGAGAAGCATCGGTGGCAGCGAGGCCGGGCTTCTGTCGGCTGCGGACTCCGATGCCGCTGCCTTCAGATCCAGCTCCGGAGCTCCCCAGGGCGCCTGCGGCCGCGGCCTGGCGGCCCTGCGCGCCGGGGCGCCGATCCTCACCGACACGGCGATGGCGGCCGCGGCGGTGGCGCCGATGGCGCGTCGCACGTCCGGCAACCGGGTCGCCTGCCTGCTCGACTGGGCGCCCGACCTGGCGCCGGCCGGATCCACCCGTGCTGCCGTTGGGATGGAGCGGGCCTGGGCGGAACTGGCTGCCGGTGGCTCAGGGCCGCCGCCGCACGGGGCCGATTCGCCGCCGGCGCCGGTGGTGCTGATCGGCAGCGCCCCCACGGCCCTGGAGCGGCTGCTGGATCTGGTGGCCGCTGGGGCCCTGGCCCCCTCGCTGCTGATCGGCATGCCGGTGGGCTTCGTGGGGGTGGCCGAGAGCAAGCGGCACCTGGCTGAGGCCGGCCTCGATCACATCCGGCTCGAGGGCTCCCGGGGTGGGGCCGGACTGGTGGCCGCCGCCTGCAATGCCCTGCTGCGGGCGGGTGGGCCTGTGGCGGAGAACCCCCCGTCCCTGTCCTGA
- a CDS encoding type II toxin-antitoxin system VapC family toxin, with protein sequence MTAAAETRQAWEEPLLLDTHALLWWLAEPQRLSRVAHARIADPGGRIAVSAASGWEIATKVRLGKLPAARELTQDLVMIVTAQGFEILPVKLPHGLRAGGYEVAHRDPFDRLLAAQAELEGLTLVSLDPALHAFPCRILW encoded by the coding sequence ATGACGGCCGCGGCCGAGACCAGGCAGGCCTGGGAAGAGCCTCTGCTGCTCGATACGCATGCCCTGCTGTGGTGGCTGGCGGAGCCGCAGCGTCTGTCGCGCGTCGCCCATGCGCGCATTGCCGATCCCGGCGGCCGCATCGCCGTCAGCGCCGCCTCCGGCTGGGAGATCGCCACCAAGGTGCGACTGGGGAAACTGCCCGCGGCCAGGGAACTGACCCAGGATCTCGTGATGATCGTGACGGCTCAGGGATTCGAGATCCTGCCCGTGAAGCTGCCCCACGGTCTGCGGGCCGGCGGGTACGAGGTCGCCCATCGCGATCCCTTCGATCGGCTGCTGGCCGCCCAGGCCGAGCTGGAAGGCCTCACCCTGGTGAGCCTGGATCCAGCCCTGCACGCCTTCCCTTGCCGGATCCTCTGGTAG
- a CDS encoding type II toxin-antitoxin system Phd/YefM family antitoxin — protein MRTVNVHEAKTHFSRLIDAAHAGETILLAKGGKPWARLMPLESPEPQRQPGILAGRLTLPSPESLLEPLPEEELAALELPLP, from the coding sequence ATGCGAACCGTCAATGTGCATGAGGCCAAGACGCACTTCTCGCGGCTGATCGATGCCGCCCATGCGGGTGAAACCATCCTGTTGGCAAAGGGCGGCAAGCCCTGGGCCCGGCTGATGCCCCTCGAGTCCCCTGAGCCCCAGCGTCAGCCGGGAATCCTGGCGGGCCGTCTCACCCTGCCCTCACCGGAGAGCCTGCTGGAACCCCTCCCCGAGGAGGAGCTTGCGGCCCTTGAGCTGCCCCTGCCATGA
- a CDS encoding aminotransferase class V-fold PLP-dependent enzyme, translating into MNRDALGLHWDLEPGLTFLNHGSFGLAPRELLQWRFRLLKEMERDPVAFLSAELQPRLDRARQVLARLVGASTDQLAFVPSTTYGLNELLQRLELPEGSEVLLPDHGYNATTNLVRFACAQRGWQPRLVPLPVPLDAPEQVAEAFAAAWSPNTRLLVVDHITSPTALVLPLEPLITLARQRGARILVDGAHGPGSLPLRLQDWQPDAYVGNLHKWLCCPRGSAFLWVRDPWQETLRPLVVGHGANAPLPPGASRFHLEHDWLGTADPTPWLALPEALRLLTGKMGDLEPAPPEAPPWQVRFEALMEAHRQLARQGQSLLLQALALDRPLAPTAMQVAMAAVPLAPVGTLEGPALQAQLKRMGFQVPVIPLRPHTAGIPQFLRISCFAYNTVDDLERLACGLPEALAAIA; encoded by the coding sequence ATGAACCGGGACGCCCTGGGCCTCCACTGGGACCTGGAGCCCGGCCTCACCTTCCTCAACCACGGCAGCTTCGGGCTGGCGCCACGGGAGCTGCTGCAGTGGCGCTTCCGGCTGCTGAAGGAGATGGAACGGGATCCGGTGGCCTTCCTCAGCGCTGAGCTGCAGCCCCGCCTGGATCGGGCCCGTCAGGTGCTGGCCCGGCTGGTCGGGGCCTCCACCGACCAGCTGGCCTTCGTGCCCTCCACCACCTACGGGCTCAACGAGCTGCTGCAGCGGCTGGAGCTGCCGGAGGGCAGCGAGGTGCTCCTGCCCGATCACGGCTACAACGCCACCACCAACCTGGTGCGCTTCGCCTGCGCGCAGCGTGGCTGGCAGCCGCGGCTGGTGCCGCTTCCGGTGCCCCTGGACGCCCCCGAGCAGGTGGCGGAGGCCTTCGCGGCGGCCTGGAGTCCGAACACACGGCTGTTGGTGGTGGACCACATCACCAGTCCCACCGCCCTGGTGCTGCCGCTCGAGCCGCTGATCACCCTGGCCCGTCAGCGGGGAGCCCGGATCCTGGTGGATGGTGCCCACGGCCCCGGCTCGCTGCCGCTGCGGCTGCAGGACTGGCAACCGGATGCCTACGTGGGCAATCTGCACAAGTGGCTCTGCTGTCCGCGCGGTTCGGCCTTCCTGTGGGTGCGCGATCCGTGGCAGGAGACGCTGCGGCCGCTGGTGGTCGGCCATGGGGCCAACGCGCCCCTGCCGCCCGGGGCATCCCGCTTCCACCTGGAGCACGACTGGCTCGGCACCGCCGATCCCACGCCCTGGCTGGCGTTGCCGGAGGCCCTGCGGCTGCTGACGGGAAAGATGGGGGACCTTGAGCCGGCTCCGCCTGAGGCGCCCCCCTGGCAGGTGCGGTTCGAGGCGCTGATGGAGGCCCACCGGCAGCTGGCGCGGCAGGGGCAGTCGCTGCTGCTGCAGGCCCTCGCACTGGATCGGCCGCTAGCCCCCACCGCCATGCAGGTGGCCATGGCCGCGGTTCCCCTCGCGCCGGTGGGGACCTTGGAGGGGCCGGCGCTGCAGGCGCAGCTGAAGCGCATGGGCTTCCAGGTGCCGGTGATCCCGCTGCGGCCGCACACCGCTGGCATACCCCAGTTCCTGCGGATCTCCTGCTTTGCGTACAACACGGTCGATGACCTGGAGCGGCTGGCGTGCGGGCTGCCGGAGGCGCTGGCGGCTATCGCCTGA